A single genomic interval of Tursiops truncatus isolate mTurTru1 chromosome 1, mTurTru1.mat.Y, whole genome shotgun sequence harbors:
- the DNASE2B gene encoding deoxyribonuclease-2-beta isoform X3, with the protein MPQLCARSSSSEIPGRHLTTLQSAQGQKFLHFAKSDYFLDDIFAAWMAQRLKTHLLTETWQRKRQELPSNCSLPYHVYNVKAIKLSRQSYFSSYQDHAKWCISQKGTKNRWTCIGDLNRSPHQAFRSGGFICTQNQHIYQAFQGLVLYYENCN; encoded by the exons ATGCCCCAGCTGTGTGCCAGATCCAGCTCATCAGAGATCCCTGGCCGGCATCTCACCACACTTCAGTCAGCCCAGGGACAAAAATTCCTCCATTTTGCAAAGTCTGATTATTTTCTTGACG ACATCTTTGCAGCCTGGATGGCTCAACGGTTGAAGACTCACTTGCTAACAGAAACCTGGCAGCGAAAGAGACAAGAGCTTCCTTCAAACTGCTCCCTTCCTTACCATGTCTACAATGTCAAAGCAATTAAGTTATCTAGACAATCTTATTTCAGCTCTTATCAGGATCATGCCAAATGGTGTATTTCCCAAAAGGGCACCAAAAATCGCTGGACATGTATTGGAGACCTAAATCGGAGCCCACACCAAGCCTTCAGAAGTGGAGGATTCATTTGTACCCAGAATCAGCATATTTACCAAGCATTCCAAGGATTAGTTTTATATTATGAGAACTGTAACTAA